TTAGCTTGGAAGCAGGAAGGCGGATTTCGGGAGGGAATACCAGCTTTTCCTGTTTGATGTTCCGTTCTTGCacggctccccccaccccgggcccAGCCATGCATTGTGTGGAAATGGCAGCATCAGGTCGGTAGCAAGAAGAGTCGCTGGCCAGCGAAGAGCAAAGCAGCTCCATGCAGCTTTAATTTGAATACCCAGACAGTGAGTGCCAGTCTCACCATGGAACAGAGCGATTACGCAGGCTCCCTGGGCAGTGATTCACAGCACTGGGGAGAGGCCTCAGACCCCGAGCTCTCTCCCCGAACCCCCAAGGAATGCATAGTTCCCACTTGAACTCAGGACTTGGCTCCAGGCTCGGAAACAATATTCAGAAATGAAGCCATGGCTAAAACACACACTGTGTGCACAGAGGCTCCCtcgcacacacgtgcacaccaGCTCTCTCGCGTGCCCAGCCTCGCGCACACGCAGCCCTGTGCACGATCGCAAGGCAAGGACGCTCGTGCGCGCATCTGGCCGCACGCTTTGTGTGCCCGGCCTCGCCGCTAGCCGCCTCGGCGACATCTTGCTCGCACACACGCGCTCGCTCTGCGACAGAGCGGCTCTTCCAGCAGCCCTGGTGCCGGAGGGTGGGTCCCTCCTGGAGCTCTGCTGGGGTCGCTCGGGCTTCTGCTGGGCTTGAGGGGCCGGAGCTGCCGGGGCTCCCAGCCGCTTGGCAGCAGTACAGGAGGCTCTAAGGCTTGACAGGCTCCAGTTAAGGCGAACGGGCTGGGAATCTGCCTGATCCCAGGCTCAGGCTCGTCTCGAGCAGCATGTGTCAGGACAGATGTGCGAACCCAGATGGGCGAGGTGTTGGGGAGAGCGTGTCCCCTGCCGGGAGCCTGGGACAGCGGCTTCAGGTGGGAAAAATAGGGCCAGGACTTGTGCGGGAAACAGTGCTGGAGCGGGAACTGCCTGCTCCCACGCATGACCCTGTTCCCGCGTGCAGCCCTGTGGCAGCACGAAAGGCAGCAGCTTTTTGTGTCCGAAAGTAAGTACAGGGAGCCGAGAGGTGCAGAGCCAGGCGGTGCGATGCGGGGTGGGAGGCACGGTGCTGCTGGCCATCGCTGTGCTCTGGGGCGGAGGAGCGGGCTGCAGGAGAACATGGTTTTCTGACACCCTCgggcacacacagagatgccatGGGTTGTGAGGCAGGAGCGTGGGGTAGGGGGCACGGCGGTGGTCCCAGCGTTTCACAGAGCGGAGCGAGATGCCCTTAGGGAGCGTTACCCGCGCGCTGCAGGGGCAAGGTGCCTGCTCTCTCGGGGCCAAGCCAGGTGACCCATGGAGGTGgaaggcagcagcttttccagACCCACAGCCAAGTCCAGGAGTGCAGGGACGCTGCGGCAGCTGAACCCAGATTTCCTGAGccagctcccagtgccctggCCCCGAGGCCTTGGCAACTTGTGTGCTCCAGCAGCAGGTCACGGGAGCACCTTGTCCCATGGTAACTGTACCTCCTCTTCCTGTTTGAAGTGATAAACGAGCTGGATGGCCTGGCCAAGGGCCCGGAGATGGAGCACCGGGCCGCAGGCTATGCCCGCCAAGTGCAGGAGAGAGCCAGGAAGTCCATCGAGTTCCTGGAGGAGCGATTCGAGAGCCGGGACAACTGCTTGAGGGCTCTGACCAGCCGAGGCAACGAGCTGGAGTCCATCTCCTTCCGCAGCGAAGACACCACTGGCCAGCAGGTAAGGGACGTGCCGGCCCCGGGAGGGTGGGACACAGAGGGTAGTGATGCCAAGGGCTGGAGGCCCTTCCCCACTGCCTCCCTGGGGGAAACCAGGGACCCTGGGGTCCGCCAGCTCTGGGCAGGGGGTAGCTCCGTCCCAGCCTTTGCAGGCAGCTGAGCAGGCTCCTGTGGGCTGCATGTGTTTCGTCTCCGAGCAGCCCTGCTCTCcgctgagctgcagcagtgtcCCAAGGGCAGTGCAGAAATCAGAGTGGTGGGGTTGCAGGTTTTTTCCTGCCAGGGGTAACGTTGCCCTTTTCTTCCAGGGAAACAACGACGACCTGATTCTGTCCTGCTGCCTCCACTATTGCAATGACAAGGCCAAGGATTTCATGCCCTCCAACAAAGGTAGAACACCTTCACGTCCTCCTTATACCTTCTCTGTTGCATCCCACAGACCCTTCTCGTTTCTCTTTCACGGCCCTTGGAGCCGATCCCTCCCACATTTTGCCTCTTTCAACACCAAGGTGCCACCTCCTGCCTCCGGTCAGCCCCAGGCCGTGGCCCTCTCACCGCGTTGCCAAATGCGCACCTCGCTGCGCTGTGAGAAGCCCACCGTAAATGTCCACGGAGCAATTTCATGGTGCCAACAGCGGTGACGAAGGGCCAAAACGAGCCTCATCCCTGCAAGCCCCGGTGCCTCCTGGCCCGGGCCCTTTTCCGTCCCAATGCCCCCTTGGCATCGGCCACGTGTGCTGGGACCAGACAGCCCCCGGGCTGTTGCCAGGGCAGTGGGAATGGGAATCGCATCAGCAGCTGCCCAAGAAATCAACCCGCATTTGTCAGTGCGAATTCTTAGCAGCTTAACTTGTCAGATTCACAGAGAAACCGTCACCAAATGTTTATGTGCAAATGATGCTGAATTTTGAAATCATGTGGATTATGGGGAATGGGGCCTGACAAGCTGACAGCCTCTGGTTTGTAACAAGGAGGCGCGTCACCAGCGCGGAGCAGAGGATGTTTATTGTTACACATTTCTTAAAGTGTCCGCACAAAACCTCCCGATCCCGCTTTCGGCAGCCTTCGGCCCCAGGCCTGCCCTCCCGCCGAGCCCCCGCTCCCCTTCGTCCCTGCACGGGCCGGCCGGGGCGCTCGGCCCGACACCCTCAGCCCAGACACTGTGACCGTAGCCCGCGTTCCTGgccaccctccccttcccctcatCCTGCCGCTCCCCGCGCAGCCAATCTGGGCCCATGTTGGGCTCCCAtaaactctgttttttccattCCCGTCCTGGCTCGGAGGCACTGTGTTTCCTGTGCTCATAGGAACAGTACTCTGGTCACAGGACCCAGCTGCTTACACATACCCCATATGCTTCCCCTGCTTCGCACACACGTAAGCGTGGCTCCCACATCCCAGCCCGGCGCGTTGCGTGCGGGGCAGCTCATCCATCTGGGGGCAAGATCCCTTCGGTTATTTCTCAGGCTTCAACTCTCTCTGGCTGTCTGAGCCCCAGCCAGAAACGCCTCAGTGTCAGTGGTGACTCCAAAAAGCTTCACAAAAAATTAAGGGGTGGTTTTTAGATCTTATAATGAGATCGCCAGAATAATAGCACCAGCTTCCTGCTGGAGCCAGGGTCGCGGGCTGTCTTCCTGGCCTGGGTCAGGCAGAGGGacctcctcctccccgcctgcGGTGTGCTGCACCACGCCATGCGGGCAGCGTGGGACCCTGGTGCTGCTCgccagcccggggctgcgggcagagaTCACAAATCATCCCCCAGCCAGCGCAGAGTGGGGGGAGAAGGCAGCCTTCGAGATGAAGCATCGTCTCCGAGCCGCGCTGGGAAGCCTtggcagggagcggggagcccGGAGTGCCGCCGgggcagccctgctgtgcccgGGGCGCAGCAcccgaggaggggggggggggggcacggggtggggacagggcGGTGTGGCACGGGTGCACGGGCTGGGGCAGAGTGGGGAGGTCTGAGCTTCACGCCGCTGTCTCTCTCGTTGCAGATGATCCCATCCGtttgctcagggaagtggttttGCTGACGGATGACCGGAACCTGCGTGTTAAAGCGTTGACCCGCAACGTGCCTGTGCGGGACATCCCCACCTTCCTCAAGTGGGCCCAGGAGGGCTGAGGGGGCCGAGTGGGGCCGACAGCCCCTGAGCGAGTCACGCAGCCTGTTACGGTGGGAGACCGGCTTCAGCGGCAGCCCTCACCGTGCGCCGCCACCGCCTTCCAGCCCACCACGAACAATAAACGCCACGTCTTCAACCCACCCCAGAATGGCCATGCTGTGAAGGGCCCCTCCCCGAGGGCAGACCAGCTGGGAAGGTCATTGCTGTGGATGGTTCACGTGGAGGCTGGGCCGTTGAGGGTCCCACCAGCCTTTGGGCAGTGCCAGAGCGGAGCTGGCGAGCCCCGCTGGCTAGGGAAGCTTTGGGTGAGCCTGTACCGGATCGCCAGCCTTTTGCTTGGTTTGCTTGGTTGCAGAGAGCTCGAGTCACGAGTCGGTGGCTCTTTGGGTTTGTAGGCTGCATAGGGCAGAGACCGGGGACACGCCAGTGCAGATTTCGGGATTGCTTAGTCTAGCTAGTGCCCCTCAGAGAGGCCGTGGACTTCAAGGGCAggttccctcctgccccagcctgtTCGTCCTGCGtggcccgggcagccccaggcctccagcccctccccaccccgtgcCAGCCCCACGCAGGGGGTGCTGCTTGCGGAGGTGCTTGTCCTCTCCCTAGTGCAGGGTTTGCTTGTTGACTTCAGTATTTCAGACTTCAGTATAGGTTAGTTTTCAGGTGTGTGCCCTGCCTGCTTTGCTGGGGGGGGAGGCTTTGAacacccccagtccccccacagctgctttctgttctgctcccctgcccaccccagccattacctgccccttccctgctcccccaaaCCCCTTAGTCCCAGCCCACTACCTTTAGACACATTTTTGACCGAAGGCTCAGCGTGAGGCAAACAAAATCCTCCCAAGTCCCCAAGGACCGTAGGACCGGCTGTCCCACAGCTCTCGTGTGTCCTCCCATCACCATGGGCTCCTTTTGCGTGTGGGATCCAGCTTCTGCccgtggctgcggggctgggcagggctggagagagCCAGGACAGTGCCTGGCCCCCCGCAGCTTGCCCAGCTGAGAGGGTTCCCTCTTGAGTTGCCCCTTCACCATGGAGGGATCTGTGAAGGGACCCTGCTGCCCCATCACTGGGTCATTCCGCACCAGGAGCCGGTGCAGGATTGGGGTGTTGCTgagcctcccccaccccacgttgtcccatccccatcccagttaCACGCCAGATACAGAAGCTAAGAGGGAGCATTAACCCGCGAACCGGAGCCCCTGGAGCTCTGTCAAGTCCCAGTCCCATGAGCAGAGGGTGGGAGTGACCCCAAGGCCGTCCCTGCTCCCCGCTGGGGCACCGCGGCCGTGGGAGGGAAGCGTCAAAGGTGGCAGAGGAAGCAGTAGGACAGAGCccaacattttcctttcctgcgTGGGTGGCTCAGACCTGGTGTCTGCGTCAGGAAGCCCAGCATTACCCCTGCACCGGCCGCCTGGCCTCACGGTGAGGGCCAACGCCAGGGTCGGAGCCTCGGCAGCACCCGGCCGCGGTGGGAACTGCACGGCACAGCGACGGAGACGAGCGGGGTTGTGCTCGCTAAGCTGTGCTGTACGAACGTCCCAGCTTCAGGGCACCATGCAGGGCGGCTGCCGGCGAAGGAGGGTCTGTGCTGCAGGGCAACAAAGCCTGTTCGACAGAGACTTTGGGGTGCCCACGCCTGCTGCAGGGTGCACGGAGCCATCACCCCGCCTGAGCCCACCCAGGCCCCGGTTCGGCGTCCGCAGCCGCATGCAGCACCGCGCTGGCTGTAAGCAGCGCATAGACTTTGCCTTCTCCTCCGCGCCGGGtgtgtttaaatgtttgttttctaacggagctgccccagggctgctTTGCAAGGCCCTTCCCGGGCTACCACCAGCTCGGAGggacctgcagctctgccagatGCCGACCCCTCGCTCCGTGCCACAAGCTCGGTCATGGGACAGAGGTCTTGCTGCCACCGGACCAGCTGGCACGACGGCGAGCGCGGCGGGGGCTCGCTGGCTTGAGCGCCCCGTGCCTGGGGCCGACCGTGCCAGGCTGCTGCCCCGAGCCCCCGCAGGGAGCCCATGGGGAGGTGGCCGCGTTCGGGCTACTTTGTTCAGatggttttaataattttttagtATTAAACGGTTGTCTGTGCAGCGTGTCGTTTCATTTGCTGTCGGCGGGCGAGTCGCTGTCGAGGTTGGGGCAGGGGTGGGCGCAGGGGGCAGTGGGTTGGGACGGCAGCGGGATGCGTTCGTGCTCGAAGGACAATGGCAGCTCTGtcccacctgcagctgctgctgcccccccagcccagggggcTCCGGGCAAACCAGACGCACAGCAAAGCCCCTcctcgcctcccctccctgcacccaccgtccgtcccccccccggcgCAGCCTACGTCCCCCGGGGTCACATCTCAGCACCGACCCCGCACCGGCCAGGCCCATCCCCAGAGAAGGATGCGAGGCCACTCACGTTAATGTCACTTTATTGCTCGTTCGGTTTCgactatagaaaaaaaaaaaaaaaaaaagggggcacgGAGCCCGTGTACAAATCGACGTGATACagagggggccggggccccgctgGGCGCTGCCAGCTGTGCTTTgggtgctgctgccgccgccgctcgccccgtGGCAGCTCCGGAGGGACGCTGCCggccctggggagccccggggggacccgggcagcccggggggggggtgggggtgggggggggtgaggggggcacCTGGGCAGGAGCGGCCAGCTCAGGCTAAGGCACAGTGGCTGCGAGGCCGGGGACAGTCGCTGctggcggccgccccggggcctcGTGTGcaaaggagaggagggggctcggggaggggagaAGCTTCACATTAGCCCCAGGCAGAGGGGTCAGGGCAAGGGCCGGGGGGGGTCCAGGCCGGGGGGGCTTTGCCCGTGGGAGAGGGGGTGCGGTGGCGGCAGGGGGTGCCccgcgggaggggggaggggggcggggggggggctcggccccAGGTCAccgcagcccagcccggggcagccccgcgcccccctcggctctccccccccccggccccctcccgcagcccctgcccacctccccgTAGCTGACAAACCAGACCGCTTTGTCTTTGTCACGaactccccggcccggcccggccgcgctggGGGACGGGcatctttggcaaaaaaaaaaaaaaaaaaaaaaaaaaaaaaaaaaatcatcggGGCGAGCGGCCGCCCGAGGACGAagccgccggggcccggggccccccggggcccccccgggcaTCCCTGATGGCGAGGCGCCTGCCGGGGCAGGGCCCAGGGGCTCAGTCTGTGACAGGCCCTGCCCCACCTCCCAAAAACTCGGGGTGCCGGCGGCCGAGCCCCCGGGCTCGGGCCAGGAGGTCAGTGCTTGCTCCGGGACAAGGAGCACCGCGattccccggccccccccccccactcctccGGCACGGACCCAACCGCcgtccccccgccctgccgcccgCTGCTCAGACCCCACCGTCCCCCTCCGTCAGTCCGACCCCGGgctcccggcacggccccggggggTTTGGCCGgcacacgccccccccccccagccccggcacagcgGCGCTCGCCGCTCCCGGCCCGGACGGGTGCCGGCAGCTCGGAGGCAGCGCTCCGGCCGCCATGGACGAACTACTCAcgggcccgcggcggccggggcggcacAGTCCGGGTCCCGTCGCGGCAGAGCCGAGCGCCGGCgggtcccgccgcggggccggggtgaCACGGGCGGCTGCCGAGGGCGTCCCCCCGCCCGGGGGACAGCGCCGGGGACAGCCCTGAGGTAAGGAGCGGGCTCATGTCCTCCAAAGCCTCGGGGCGCGGCCCGGCCTCACAGCTTGTGCTTCGCTCCCGCcccggtgccgggcggggggcggggggggagccagcagccccccacGGCGAGGGGGGCCCACGCCACGAGGTCAGTCCCTGAATTATCGGCTTCTCCCGGGCAAGCCGGGACGCTCGTCGCGGGACGCGCCGTCCAGCCGTCCCGGGGCAGCTCTCATGGGACCTTCCGCTACGAGCGAGTTCTCCGGGGCCGTCGGCAGTGCCGGGGGACGAGCACCCACCGCCTCtcggcccccccccagctccacgcggggcagcgaggggagcccggcggccccccccgccccccggccagGCCGGCGCTAGGGGGGCGAGTATCGCTCTATGGTCCGGGCGGCCTCGGCGTGGAGGTGCGGAGCCTGCGCCAGCACCTCGGCCGCCTTGTCCTGGCTCAGCCCCAGGTGCTCGGCCGTGAACTTGGCCAGCGGGTAGAGGCTCTCCATGGCCTTGGGGTCGCTGAGGAAGTGCGAGGTGTGGGAGAGCAGCTCGGCCGCCTTCTCCTGCTTGAGCCCCAGCTGGTCGGCGGTGAGGCGGGCCATGGCGTAGACGCTGTCGGGGAAGTCCAGCTTGGCTTTGCCGTCGGGGCCGGCCGCGTGCATCTTCATGTGGCTGATGAGGTTGCGCTGCTGGGCGAACTTTCCGCCGCACACCTGGCACTCATAGGGCTTCTCACCCGAGTGGATGCGCATGTGCTCGGTCAGGCGGTACTGGCGGGTGAAGCGCATCCCGCAGGCGTCGCAGGCGAAGGGCTTGAGGCCGAGGTGGCTGCGCATGTGGCGGGTCATGGTGCCGCGTTGCGTGAACTTCTTGCCGCAGATGGTGCAGGGGTAGGGGCGCGTCAGCCAGTGCGTCTTCTCGTGCTGCCGCAGCGTGGCCGGGTCCTTGTAGGACTTGTCGCAGGAGGAGCAGCGGTAGGGCCGCAGGATGTCACCCAGCCCCGGGCCACCCTTGTCCAGGAAGGGCACGGCCTGCTCGGCCGCTGCCTTGTGATAGAGCTCCTCTTCGTTGTGGGCCTCCACGTGGGCGTTGAGCTGCTCGGAGCTGGGGAAGCCCTTGCCACAGGGGATGCAGACGTATAGGTTGTCGCCCAGGCTCTCCGGCTCGTAGCCCAGGTGGTTGCAGTAGCGGTCCAGCGCGTCGCCGGGCGAGGGGCCCTCGCTGCTGCCCGTCTCCTCGCTCGTGCTGTTATCGGGCTCCAGGTCGTTGCTCTCCACGCTGGGGTAGCGGGGCTGCGGTGCCGCAGGCGGCGACTCGGCCTTTTCCTCCCGCTCCAGCTCCTTCTCCGCCTCCCCCTCGTCCAGGTAGGGGCCCAGGGGCTCGTGCTTCATCCAGCGGTACATCAGCTCGCGCCCGTCGGCACGGGGCAGCGGGGGCTCGGCGCAGGGCGGCGTGCTGCGGAAGGGGTCGGGGGCGTGGGGGTGCCCCCCCGGCTCGCCGCCCGGCGGGGAGTCCTTGTAGGCGGCGGCGTGGCTGGCCAGGAGGCCGGCGCTGACCGGGGGGCTGTCGTGCCGTGGGGGCAGCGAGGGCTCACGGGGCTCGCCGGGCAGCAGGCGGTcggtgggcaggagctgggcggAGGGGCCGGTGGGGCTCTTCTTGGAGAGGTCGAGGCCGCAGGGCGGCGAGCAGTGGCGCTCGGGCGGGCACAGCCCGTGGGGGTGCAGCGGGGCACCCTGGGCGGCCGAGGCGTACAGCTCCCCGCACTGCGTGTTgagcggcgccgccggctccacGGGCGGCAGGTCCACGGGCCGCGGCGTCCCCGAGTAGCAGGCCTGGATGACCGGCGTGGCggcgcgcagcccccggcccagcTTGTAGGGCGCGTAGCCCCCACGCAGGTGGCAGTACTTGCCGCTGCGTTTCAGCTTCTTCTTGCAAAGGGCCACCAAGCCGGGGATCTGGAGGTAGCTGGCGGCGGCCAGCACGGCACCCAAGCTCTGCTCGCCGCCCGGCTCGCACTCGGCCAAGCGGCCGGTGTAGATGAAGTCGAGGATGAGGCGGAAGATGCCGGGGCTCACCATCTCGTGGTCCAGGTTGAGCAGGTTGTCGTGCACCACCAGCGACTTGAGGTAGGCGCTGCTGGCCGCCAGGATGTTCTTGTGCGCGCGGAAGAGCGCGTTCTGCACCACGATGATCACGTCGCACAGGAAGCCCTTGGTGCGCTGCgtgttcagctgcagcagcagctgccgcgAGTGGCTCGGCACCTCCATGGCGTCCAGCATCCCGCTCCTCGCCCGCCGCCCTGCAACACACCGCCCCGTCAGCGCCGCAACCGGCCCCGGGCGCTCAGCCCACgcgtggggggggtgggggctcGACCCGCACGTCGGGGGCCTCAGCCCACgcgtggggtgtgggggggtggtggtgggagggggggGATTGTCGaggctcagcccccagccccgcacgccGCCgcgtcccgg
This DNA window, taken from Mycteria americana isolate JAX WOST 10 ecotype Jacksonville Zoo and Gardens chromosome 15, USCA_MyAme_1.0, whole genome shotgun sequence, encodes the following:
- the HIC1 gene encoding hypermethylated in cancer 1 protein, coding for MRVHRDLGWLAEATGRPGRRARSGMLDAMEVPSHSRQLLLQLNTQRTKGFLCDVIIVVQNALFRAHKNILAASSAYLKSLVVHDNLLNLDHEMVSPGIFRLILDFIYTGRLAECEPGGEQSLGAVLAAASYLQIPGLVALCKKKLKRSGKYCHLRGGYAPYKLGRGLRAATPVIQACYSGTPRPVDLPPVEPAAPLNTQCGELYASAAQGAPLHPHGLCPPERHCSPPCGLDLSKKSPTGPSAQLLPTDRLLPGEPREPSLPPRHDSPPVSAGLLASHAAAYKDSPPGGEPGGHPHAPDPFRSTPPCAEPPLPRADGRELMYRWMKHEPLGPYLDEGEAEKELEREEKAESPPAAPQPRYPSVESNDLEPDNSTSEETGSSEGPSPGDALDRYCNHLGYEPESLGDNLYVCIPCGKGFPSSEQLNAHVEAHNEEELYHKAAAEQAVPFLDKGGPGLGDILRPYRCSSCDKSYKDPATLRQHEKTHWLTRPYPCTICGKKFTQRGTMTRHMRSHLGLKPFACDACGMRFTRQYRLTEHMRIHSGEKPYECQVCGGKFAQQRNLISHMKMHAAGPDGKAKLDFPDSVYAMARLTADQLGLKQEKAAELLSHTSHFLSDPKAMESLYPLAKFTAEHLGLSQDKAAEVLAQAPHLHAEAARTIERYSPP